A part of Babylonia areolata isolate BAREFJ2019XMU chromosome 6, ASM4173473v1, whole genome shotgun sequence genomic DNA contains:
- the LOC143282663 gene encoding uncharacterized protein LOC143282663 isoform X2, translating into MQQRQMMECVALVVVVVVVCLGPGALGQQAGGEKQTFIWSVQGYPDPFSYDTYTKCGRQNRSNICDPNKLMSKEQADKVDSLISRVFRETRCTCSKCFNNAHGYVIRVAVMPRMQNVYKDGKNSTEDLLKNAQMFAYMLTQKWAMGGSCNESVLILFSRYDGVLYTLTLPLAREVLKDHHVKRITMAVRHLFDDNDTIGDGLFEMIRRYK; encoded by the exons ATGCAGCAGAGACAGATGATGGAGTGCGTggccctggtggtggtggtggtggtggtgtgcctgGGGCCCGGGGCACTGGGCCAGCAGGCGGGGGGTGAGAAGCAGACGTTCATTTGGTCGGTGCAGGGCTACCCAGACCCCTTCTCCTATGACACCTACACCAAGTGCGGCCGCCAGAACCGGTCCAACATCTGCGACCCCAACAAGCTCATGTCCAAGGAGCAAG CTGATAAGGTGGACAGTTTGATTTCAAGGGTGTTTCGGGAAACAAGATGCACGTGCAGCAAGTGCTTCAACAACGCACATGGCTACGTCATCCGTGTGGCTGTCATGCCTCGCATGCAGAACGTTTACAA GGATGGGAAGAACAGCACTGAGGACCTGCTGAAGAACGCACAGATGTTCGCCTACATGCTGACCCAGAAATGGGCCATGGGTGGAAGCTGTAATGAGTCTGTGCTCATTCTTTTCTCTAGATACGATGGTGTG ctGTACACACTGACGTTGCCCCTTGCCCGTGAAGTGTTGAAAGACCACCATGTCAAGAGAATCACCATGGCCGTTCGCCACTTGTTTGACGACAATGACACTATCGGGGATGGTCTTTTTGAGATGATCAGACGATACAAGTAA
- the LOC143282663 gene encoding uncharacterized protein LOC143282663 isoform X1 yields the protein MQQRQMMECVALVVVVVVVCLGPGALGQQAGGEKQTFIWSVQGYPDPFSYDTYTKCGRQNRSNICDPNKLMSKEQADKVDSLISRVFRETRCTCSKCFNNAHGYVIRVAVMPRMQNVYKDGKNSTEDLLKNAQMFAYMLTQKWAMGGSCNESVLILFSRYDGVLYTLTLPLAREVLKDHHVKRITMAVRHLFDDNDTIGDGLFEMIRRYKLIFEGNEKEGLRPMPSPYRGNHAATITVTPSLILPSLLTAFLTAVTMRY from the exons ATGCAGCAGAGACAGATGATGGAGTGCGTggccctggtggtggtggtggtggtggtgtgcctgGGGCCCGGGGCACTGGGCCAGCAGGCGGGGGGTGAGAAGCAGACGTTCATTTGGTCGGTGCAGGGCTACCCAGACCCCTTCTCCTATGACACCTACACCAAGTGCGGCCGCCAGAACCGGTCCAACATCTGCGACCCCAACAAGCTCATGTCCAAGGAGCAAG CTGATAAGGTGGACAGTTTGATTTCAAGGGTGTTTCGGGAAACAAGATGCACGTGCAGCAAGTGCTTCAACAACGCACATGGCTACGTCATCCGTGTGGCTGTCATGCCTCGCATGCAGAACGTTTACAA GGATGGGAAGAACAGCACTGAGGACCTGCTGAAGAACGCACAGATGTTCGCCTACATGCTGACCCAGAAATGGGCCATGGGTGGAAGCTGTAATGAGTCTGTGCTCATTCTTTTCTCTAGATACGATGGTGTG ctGTACACACTGACGTTGCCCCTTGCCCGTGAAGTGTTGAAAGACCACCATGTCAAGAGAATCACCATGGCCGTTCGCCACTTGTTTGACGACAATGACACTATCGGGGATGGTCTTTTTGAGATGATCAGACGATACAA GCTGATATTTGAGGGCAATGAGAAGGAGGGTCTCCGCCCCATGCCAAGCCCGTATAGAGGCAACCATGccgccaccatcaccgtcaccccctccctcatcctcccctccctcctgacTGCGTTCCTCACGGCCGTCACCATGCGCTACTAG
- the LOC143283202 gene encoding uncharacterized protein LOC143283202, translating into MQAVKRQPQTSSKRKTVLILSGAKGKALHLARLFKAEGYKVIMAEHRLNSFVGASFSKHVDAFFYLPIPKEDPQGYQTAILQIVKEHHPDLLVPIDPRTVQLDTQLFSQLPKTCLPLACEANVFKELDNKNTFMDSLHRHGIRAPRTQLVTSKQEAYDLLKGKSENYVFKPIDYDDVARTNIHPPENLKKLSKYLEESEISPSRPYVIQEKLEGPEMASVCLIVNNRLISHTVGFSGPVYQTQNHVDCEDIVQWAEDFVDRYPGRLTGWFTFDFMKSAADGKYYPLECNPRLGTSFMLFTAEDGTIPLLQQHLDSASNGGDLKARPTPSSLLSPKAQENGTSHSGPHRVMLPKRKQIFYLLNILWEMVSSPGNLAVWRRNLGILVRGHEAIFSVQDPLPFFALNFLQMPALIIHFLLHGKPWNIVDYNIGTLKMA; encoded by the coding sequence ATGCAAGCAGTCAAGCGCCAGCCTCAGACATCCAGTAAGAGGAAAACAGTCCTGATTCTTTCAGGGGCCAAAGGCAAAGCCTTGCACCTCGCTCGTCTCTTTAAAGCTGAAGGATACAAAGTCATCATGGCTGAACATCGACTGAATTCATTTGTTGGCGCCAGCTTCAGCAAACATGTGGATGCTTTCTTCTACCTCCCGATTCCCAAAGAGGACCCACAGGGCTACCAGACTGCCATTCTGCAGATTGTGAAGGAACATCACCCAGACCTGCTGGTCCCCATTGACCCCAGAACGGTACAGCTTGATACGCAGTTGTTCTCGCAGCTCCCAAAGACTTGCCTCCCTTTGGCGTGTGAAGCTAACGTTTTCAAAGAACtggacaacaaaaacaccttcatGGACTCTCTGCACAGACACGGAATCCGGGCACCACGAACCCAGCTTGTCACCAGTAAGCAAGAGGCTTATGACTTGCTCAAAGGAAAAAGCGAGAATTACGTTTTCAAACCTATTGACTATGATGACGTCGCTAGAACCAATATTCATCCTCCAGAAAACTTAAAGAAGTTGAGCAAGTACCTAGAGGAAAGCGAAATTTCTCCTTCACGACCCTACGTAATCCAAGAAAAGCTGGAAGGTCCAGAaatggcttcagtgtgtttgatCGTCAACAATCGCCTGATCTCTCACACTGTGGGGTTTTCTGGACCAGTGTACCAAACACAGAATCACGTCGATTGTGAGGACATCGTCCAGTGGGCTGAAGACTTTGTTGACCGCTATCCTGGCAGGTTGACAGGCTGGTTTACGTTTGACTTCATGAAATCAGCTGCTGATGGGAAGTACTACCCGCTGGAGTGCAACCCTCGTCTCGGCACTTCTTTCATGCTGTTCACTGCCGAAGATGGCACCATTCCGCTGCTGCAGCAGCATCTGGACTCGGCGTCAAACGGTGGTGACCTCAAGGCGAGACCCACCCCTTCATCGCTTCTTTCACCCAAGGCACAAGAGAACGGCACTTCCCACAGCGGGCCACACAGGGTGATGCTACCCAAAAGGAAGCAGATCTTTTACCTGCTGAACATCCTGTGGGAGATGGTGAGTAGCCCGGGCAACCTGGCGGTGTGGCGGAGGAACCTTGGAATCCTCGTTAGGGGGCACGAGGCCATCTTCAGCGTGCAGGATCCTCTGCCATTCTTCGCCCTCAACTTCCTCCAGATGCCGGCTCTCATCATCCACTTCCTGCTGCACGGCAAGCCCTGGAACATCGTCGACTACAACATCGGCACTTTGAAAATGGCCTGA